A single Pedobacter sp. PACM 27299 DNA region contains:
- a CDS encoding uroporphyrinogen-III synthase has translation MQEKTEDRLRKVKSILITLPKPETEKSPYFDLAKKYNLKIDFRSFIHVEGIPARDFRKDKITLSDFTAVVFTSRNAVDHFFRICEEMRYDVPADLKYFCISESTALYLQKYIQYRKRKIFFGKQTAADLAEVLKKHSNDKFLYPCSDMATEDTMNFLQKNGYDFTPAVLFRTVVSDLSDLAEVFYDVIGFFSPSSIQSLFTNFPDYKQNNTRFAAFGLNTHKAISDAGLIVDIAAPSPEAPSMIMAIENYIKKSNK, from the coding sequence ATGCAAGAAAAGACAGAAGATAGGTTACGTAAAGTGAAAAGTATACTGATCACCTTACCAAAACCGGAAACAGAGAAGTCTCCTTATTTTGATTTGGCAAAGAAGTACAACCTGAAAATTGATTTTAGATCATTCATTCATGTTGAAGGAATTCCAGCCAGAGATTTCAGAAAAGACAAAATCACCCTGAGTGATTTTACTGCAGTAGTGTTTACCAGCAGAAATGCTGTTGACCATTTTTTCAGAATTTGTGAAGAAATGAGATACGACGTGCCTGCTGACTTGAAATATTTCTGTATTTCAGAATCTACCGCTTTGTACCTCCAAAAATATATTCAGTACAGAAAACGTAAAATCTTCTTCGGTAAGCAAACTGCAGCAGATTTAGCGGAAGTATTGAAGAAACACTCGAATGATAAATTCCTGTACCCATGTTCTGATATGGCTACTGAAGACACCATGAACTTCTTACAGAAGAATGGTTATGACTTTACCCCGGCGGTATTGTTCAGAACAGTGGTATCTGATCTTTCCGATCTTGCTGAAGTATTCTATGATGTAATCGGATTCTTTAGTCCGTCCAGTATTCAGTCTTTATTTACCAATTTTCCGGATTATAAACAGAACAATACCCGCTTTGCAGCATTCGGTTTAAACACCCATAAAGCCATCAGTGATGCCGGTTTAATCGTTGATATTGCAGCTCCTTCACCAGAAGCTCCATCTATGATTATGGCCATCGAAAATTACATCAAAAAGTCTAATAAATAG
- the uvrC gene encoding excinuclease ABC subunit UvrC — protein sequence MSTFEYKKVLADIPHKPGVYQYWDAEDTLIYIGKAKDLRNRVGSYFIQDKQLNGKTRVLVSKIRTITFTIVDTEIDAWLLENSLIKKHQPRYNIMLKDDKTYPWIIIKKEPFPRVFWTRNMVKDGSTYFGPYASVGMMHTILDVIKETYSLRTCNLPLTEKNIHEGKFKVCLEYQIGNCKGPCQAYQEAADYDRNIEEIKDILNGKIGSVIKEVKQIVKEAAADLNFELAHQYQKKLVVLEKYQSKSTVVSSSITNIDVVSIASDERYAFVNYLKVMNGSIIQTQTIEIKKKLDETDEELLTLAITEFRTKFNSTSKEIVIPFEIALEDKNIKFTVPKLGEKKSLLELSQKNVLFFKKEKLNQYEKLNPDLRTDRILTQLQKDLGLSELPKHIECFDNSNFQGAYPVSAIVVFKDAKPSKKDYRHFNVKTVEGPNDFATMEEAVYRRYKRMLEEEGTLPQLIIIDGGKGQLSSAVSSLKKLGIEHKVAIVGIAKRLEELFFPNDPYPLYLDKKSESLKLIQQLRDEAHRFGITFHRKKRDQGTLKTELEAIEGIGKTTADKLLRHFKSVKKIREADLMELQKVLNKAQVLALTNYFKKPPAA from the coding sequence ATGAGTACTTTTGAGTATAAAAAAGTATTGGCCGACATTCCCCATAAACCTGGTGTATACCAGTATTGGGATGCGGAGGATACTTTAATATATATCGGCAAAGCCAAAGACCTGAGAAACCGGGTGGGTTCCTATTTTATTCAGGACAAGCAGCTGAATGGGAAAACCCGCGTGCTGGTCTCTAAAATCAGGACAATCACCTTCACCATTGTAGATACCGAGATTGATGCCTGGCTGCTGGAAAACAGCCTGATCAAAAAGCACCAGCCGAGGTACAATATCATGCTGAAGGATGATAAAACCTATCCCTGGATCATCATCAAGAAAGAACCTTTTCCGAGGGTATTCTGGACGCGAAATATGGTGAAAGATGGTTCCACCTATTTTGGACCTTATGCCTCTGTAGGCATGATGCATACCATTCTGGACGTCATCAAGGAAACCTACAGCCTGCGAACCTGTAATTTACCCTTAACCGAGAAGAACATCCATGAGGGCAAGTTCAAAGTCTGCCTGGAATACCAGATCGGCAACTGTAAAGGACCTTGTCAGGCTTACCAGGAAGCTGCAGATTACGATAGGAATATTGAAGAAATTAAAGACATTCTGAACGGAAAAATCGGTAGCGTGATCAAAGAGGTGAAGCAGATTGTCAAAGAGGCAGCTGCAGACCTGAACTTTGAGTTGGCCCATCAATATCAGAAGAAACTGGTGGTGCTCGAGAAATACCAAAGCAAATCTACTGTAGTGAGCAGCTCTATCACCAATATTGATGTGGTGAGCATTGCTTCCGATGAACGTTATGCCTTTGTGAATTACCTGAAAGTCATGAATGGCAGTATCATTCAGACGCAGACTATAGAGATTAAAAAGAAACTGGATGAAACTGATGAGGAGCTATTGACGCTCGCCATTACGGAATTCCGCACCAAGTTCAACAGTACCTCCAAAGAGATCGTGATTCCTTTTGAAATCGCATTAGAGGATAAAAATATCAAGTTTACGGTTCCTAAACTAGGGGAAAAGAAAAGTCTGCTGGAGCTCTCTCAGAAAAACGTACTGTTTTTCAAAAAAGAGAAGCTGAACCAGTATGAAAAGCTGAACCCGGATTTGAGAACAGACCGAATTTTAACACAGCTGCAAAAGGATCTTGGATTGAGCGAACTGCCTAAACATATTGAATGTTTTGACAACTCCAACTTCCAGGGAGCCTATCCGGTATCGGCAATTGTGGTATTTAAAGATGCAAAACCTTCGAAAAAAGACTACCGCCATTTCAATGTGAAAACCGTGGAAGGTCCCAACGACTTTGCAACCATGGAAGAAGCGGTTTACAGGCGATATAAGCGCATGTTAGAAGAAGAAGGTACATTGCCTCAATTGATCATCATTGACGGTGGTAAAGGCCAGCTATCCTCTGCGGTAAGTAGCTTGAAAAAGCTGGGTATAGAACATAAGGTAGCAATAGTCGGTATTGCCAAGAGATTAGAAGAATTGTTCTTCCCTAACGATCCTTACCCTTTGTACCTGGACAAGAAATCGGAAAGCCTGAAACTGATCCAGCAGCTCCGCGATGAGGCGCATAGGTTTGGCATTACCTTCCACCGCAAGAAACGCGATCAGGGCACGTTAAAAACTGAATTGGAGGCAATAGAAGGCATTGGAAAGACAACTGCCGACAAGCTCCTTCGTCACTTTAAATCGGTTAAAAAGATCAGGGAGGCAGACCTGATGGAATTGCAGAAAGTCCTGAATAAAGCACAGGTACTGGCTTTAACCAATTATTTCAAGAAACCTCCCGCCGCTTAA
- a CDS encoding SDR family oxidoreductase → MKDKVIWITGASSGIGEALVYAYSQLGAKLIISSRNRDELFRVKSGCQNKINVHVLSLDLENTAGLADKATEAIRIFGKIDLLINSGGISQRGLALATDLAVEQRLMKVNFWGTVALSKAVLPVMLANGGGHIVCISSLVGKFGTPLRSAYSASKHALHGYFDSLRAELCDQGIHITLVCPGFIKTNVTLNALTASGSPQGTMDEAQAAGMLPETCAQLIVNAVKLKKEEVYIGGKEVKGVWLKRFFPLKFSKYIRTAKVT, encoded by the coding sequence ATGAAAGATAAAGTGATATGGATCACCGGAGCCTCATCCGGCATAGGAGAAGCATTGGTTTATGCGTATAGCCAGCTGGGCGCTAAACTGATCATTTCTTCCCGCAACCGCGATGAATTGTTCCGCGTGAAAAGTGGCTGTCAAAATAAAATCAATGTTCATGTATTGTCGCTCGACCTGGAAAACACTGCTGGTCTGGCTGATAAAGCCACAGAAGCCATCCGCATTTTCGGCAAGATTGATCTGTTGATCAATAGTGGCGGGATTAGTCAGCGGGGATTGGCTTTAGCAACCGACCTGGCTGTAGAACAGCGCCTGATGAAAGTGAACTTCTGGGGTACAGTAGCGCTGAGCAAGGCGGTATTGCCGGTGATGCTTGCAAATGGCGGGGGTCATATTGTTTGTATCAGCAGTTTAGTGGGCAAGTTTGGCACGCCGCTTCGCTCTGCGTATTCGGCTTCAAAACATGCTTTACATGGCTATTTTGACTCTTTAAGAGCTGAATTATGCGATCAGGGAATTCACATTACCCTGGTATGCCCAGGTTTCATCAAGACCAATGTGACGCTAAACGCGTTAACCGCTTCGGGCAGTCCTCAGGGCACAATGGACGAAGCACAGGCTGCAGGTATGCTGCCGGAAACCTGTGCTCAGCTAATTGTAAACGCCGTTAAATTAAAAAAGGAAGAAGTCTATATCGGAGGAAAAGAGGTCAAAGGAGTTTGGCTGAAGCGATTCTTCCCCCTAAAATTCTCTAAATATATCAGAACGGCTAAAGTGACCTAA
- a CDS encoding type IX secretion system lipoprotein PorK/GldK translates to MRRNIYFLGFIATILLASCGKGGQGELVGVYNKKFKNNRVPLGMVYVPPGRTLIGMSDEDINNSQTSPSRMTSFSAFFMDQTEISNAEYRQFVNWVRDSVAVTTLGPTVAANFYKPVPANAGPTSASDRYIDWKKVGNGSLLWSRKNGGFGAKLTDMYYSGADALPGRTEIDVRKLRYAYSYKSTDLEAEGRKDPTKKRQDFIVTYTDLPDPDKSNQFPSVNVYPDTLVWKVDYSYSQNDPMVKTYFNHPSYDDYPVVGVSWEQATAFCVWRTRFYESVAVARKQPLNSRPEYQLPSDAQFEYAARGGNVKTKYPWGGPYIRNTKGCMQANFKVGRGNYSDDGGLYTVNVKSYFPNDYGLYNMAGNVAEWTVTAYNQSAAPLLLDFNPNFTYVAKATDSKYLKRKVVRGGSWKDIGFFLQNSVGTYEYQDQARSYIGFRCISAYPGSDIRNKN, encoded by the coding sequence ATGAGGAGAAACATCTACTTTTTGGGATTTATAGCCACAATACTTCTAGCCAGCTGCGGAAAAGGCGGTCAGGGGGAGTTAGTAGGGGTATACAATAAGAAGTTTAAAAACAACCGGGTGCCTTTGGGTATGGTGTACGTACCACCAGGAAGGACCTTGATTGGGATGTCTGACGAAGACATCAACAACTCTCAGACCTCTCCGAGTCGTATGACTTCTTTTAGCGCGTTCTTTATGGACCAAACCGAGATTTCCAATGCAGAATACCGACAGTTCGTGAACTGGGTAAGGGATTCTGTGGCGGTGACGACACTGGGGCCAACTGTTGCCGCTAACTTTTATAAACCTGTTCCTGCAAATGCCGGCCCTACTTCTGCCTCTGATCGTTACATCGACTGGAAAAAAGTGGGCAATGGTTCTCTGTTGTGGAGCCGCAAAAATGGTGGATTTGGCGCCAAATTAACTGATATGTATTATAGCGGTGCAGATGCTTTACCCGGCAGAACTGAAATTGATGTGAGAAAGCTGAGATATGCTTATAGCTATAAAAGTACCGATCTAGAAGCCGAAGGCCGTAAAGATCCAACGAAAAAAAGACAGGATTTCATTGTTACTTATACCGATCTTCCTGATCCTGATAAATCAAACCAGTTTCCTTCCGTAAATGTATATCCGGATACCCTGGTTTGGAAAGTAGATTATTCTTATTCTCAGAATGATCCAATGGTGAAAACTTATTTTAACCACCCTTCTTATGATGATTATCCGGTAGTAGGGGTGAGCTGGGAACAGGCCACTGCATTTTGTGTATGGCGTACCCGTTTCTATGAATCTGTGGCTGTTGCAAGAAAACAACCGCTGAATTCAAGACCAGAATACCAATTGCCTAGTGATGCACAATTTGAATATGCAGCAAGAGGTGGTAATGTGAAAACAAAATACCCTTGGGGCGGTCCTTATATCCGCAATACCAAAGGATGTATGCAGGCTAATTTTAAAGTTGGACGTGGAAATTATTCAGATGACGGCGGTTTATATACCGTAAACGTGAAATCTTATTTCCCGAACGATTATGGCCTTTACAATATGGCTGGAAACGTTGCGGAATGGACCGTTACCGCCTATAATCAGTCGGCAGCTCCTTTACTGCTCGATTTTAACCCGAACTTTACTTACGTTGCAAAAGCTACAGACAGCAAATACCTGAAACGCAAAGTGGTTAGAGGAGGCTCCTGGAAAGACATCGGATTTTTCCTTCAGAATTCCGTAGGTACCTATGAATATCAGGATCAGGCGAGATCTTATATCGGATTCAGGTGTATTTCCGCCTATCCGGGATCAGATATCAGAAATAAAAATTAA
- the gldN gene encoding type IX secretion system ring protein PorN/GldN: MKNIVSISALLLFGLTVSAQVVKSPDTAKATVKKAKIKTPPKDGFSARKDVDSAVMVPFADVREEDVFYSKRIWREIDLRDTINSVLKAENARLIDVLLEAITNEELTAYSPKDTTAGKLLEDNDSFKIALTTQEALQNMRGVTEGTPDATSGKIAAPTLKRFRPDEFLKYRIKEDWILDTKRSVFEPRIVGIAPMKMVEGNWQPVFWIYYDDVRELLTKKKLMNPGNDASVLTFDDFFVRRLFSSYVVKETNPGNKTIVDMLGLTDIKDPRKLYESEKIKKSIADFEQSLWEY, encoded by the coding sequence ATGAAAAACATTGTAAGTATTTCGGCATTATTGTTATTCGGATTAACAGTATCAGCACAGGTGGTAAAAAGCCCTGATACTGCGAAGGCGACAGTAAAGAAAGCGAAGATAAAAACACCTCCTAAAGATGGCTTTTCCGCAAGAAAAGACGTTGATAGTGCTGTGATGGTTCCTTTCGCCGATGTAAGAGAAGAGGATGTGTTTTATTCTAAAAGAATTTGGCGCGAGATCGATTTAAGAGATACCATTAACTCGGTATTGAAAGCAGAAAATGCAAGATTGATCGATGTGCTGTTAGAAGCGATCACCAATGAAGAATTGACAGCTTATTCTCCGAAAGATACGACTGCCGGGAAATTGCTGGAAGACAATGATTCTTTCAAAATTGCATTGACCACACAGGAGGCCCTGCAAAATATGCGTGGTGTTACAGAAGGGACACCTGATGCAACAAGCGGCAAGATCGCAGCACCAACTTTGAAAAGATTCAGACCTGATGAATTCCTGAAATACAGGATTAAAGAAGATTGGATTTTAGATACGAAGCGTTCAGTTTTTGAACCTAGAATTGTAGGGATTGCCCCTATGAAAATGGTAGAAGGAAACTGGCAGCCGGTTTTCTGGATCTATTATGATGACGTAAGAGAACTGCTGACGAAGAAGAAACTTATGAATCCTGGGAATGATGCTTCGGTATTGACTTTCGATGATTTCTTTGTGAGACGTTTATTCTCGAGTTATGTAGTGAAAGAAACAAATCCTGGAAATAAAACGATTGTGGACATGCTGGGCTTAACCGACATCAAAGATCCAAGAAAATTATACGAATCGGAGAAGATTAAGAAATCCATTGCAGACTTTGAACAGAGTCTTTGGGAATATTAA
- the gldL gene encoding type IX secretion system motor protein PorL/GldL, whose product MVAKRKFDKMHLAISLGASVVILGALFKILHLGGVWGNYMIGIGLGVEAILFALTGFIQPEPEPAWERVYPELRDDYDGELPKASSRVTAQPAAFSSTAALDKMLSDAKVGPELIESLGNGLRTFGDKVAAISNVADASAATTEFAGKIKTASASFDSLNGAFSKATTQLVEIGESAGASKSYHEQVNALAKNLASLNAVYELELQDSSAHLKSMNKFYQNIALTMDNFSGSMEDSKQFKDEVGKLAKNLGSLNAIYGNMLSAMNQPRV is encoded by the coding sequence ATGGTAGCAAAACGTAAATTCGATAAAATGCACCTGGCTATATCGCTAGGCGCCAGCGTAGTTATTCTTGGCGCGCTTTTTAAAATTCTTCACCTTGGAGGCGTATGGGGTAATTACATGATCGGAATTGGATTAGGGGTAGAAGCCATCTTATTTGCTTTAACCGGATTCATCCAGCCAGAGCCAGAACCAGCATGGGAAAGAGTATATCCTGAATTAAGAGATGATTATGATGGTGAATTGCCAAAAGCCTCTTCAAGAGTAACGGCACAGCCAGCGGCATTCTCTTCTACTGCAGCATTGGATAAAATGCTGTCAGATGCAAAAGTAGGTCCTGAACTGATCGAAAGCCTGGGCAATGGCCTGCGTACTTTCGGTGATAAAGTAGCCGCGATCTCTAATGTAGCTGATGCTTCTGCTGCAACCACAGAATTTGCAGGAAAAATTAAAACGGCTTCAGCAAGCTTTGACTCCTTGAATGGCGCTTTCTCTAAAGCAACAACTCAATTGGTGGAAATCGGCGAAAGTGCCGGTGCTTCTAAATCATACCACGAACAAGTGAATGCCCTGGCTAAGAACCTGGCTTCCCTGAACGCAGTTTATGAATTGGAATTGCAGGATTCCAGTGCCCACCTGAAATCAATGAACAAATTCTATCAAAACATCGCTTTGACGATGGATAACTTTAGTGGTTCTATGGAAGATTCTAAACAATTTAAGGACGAAGTTGGGAAACTGGCTAAGAACTTAGGTTCTTTAAATGCAATCTATGGTAACATGTTATCGGCAATGAATCAGCCACGTGTTTAA
- a CDS encoding DUF4271 domain-containing protein gives MNLNRILLLLFFFCMTGFSNGYAQTADIAVDTLQVRTAYPRRIVKDAAYLTRQKFVTDSIMTHTWLLPDSLIDKNIIIDSIVKAHTTGHTDLLHRYQEIGDAKQVSAFRTGKALPKGERWVLAVIVFLLAIFAALKISFSKQLQSIVQSFFSNRVLNNLNREDNLFTSWPFLLLFVQFGFTLGMFFYLVSQYYHLAFVSSGFQFYASISILIIVLYVVKILILRLLGYLFEVQKAVNEYVSILYLSYFNLSLVFIPLVIAFALSPLRYGAYYVVASFVLLAIIFIFQFIRAGINILSHYRFSKVYLFLYFCALEICPILILIKAIGF, from the coding sequence ATGAATTTAAATCGCATCCTTCTGCTGCTGTTCTTTTTTTGTATGACTGGCTTTTCCAATGGTTATGCCCAGACAGCTGATATTGCTGTGGATACGCTGCAGGTCAGAACGGCTTATCCAAGGAGAATTGTAAAGGATGCGGCTTACCTAACCAGACAGAAATTCGTGACCGATTCGATCATGACCCATACTTGGCTGCTGCCCGATTCCCTGATCGATAAAAACATCATTATCGACAGCATTGTGAAAGCGCATACGACCGGCCATACCGACCTGCTCCACCGTTACCAGGAAATTGGAGATGCGAAGCAGGTTTCCGCCTTCCGTACCGGCAAAGCACTGCCTAAAGGGGAGCGCTGGGTACTCGCTGTTATTGTCTTTTTACTTGCCATATTCGCCGCTTTAAAAATTTCTTTCTCCAAACAATTGCAAAGTATTGTCCAGTCTTTCTTTAGTAATAGGGTACTCAATAACCTGAATAGGGAAGATAATTTGTTTACTTCATGGCCTTTTCTTCTCCTGTTCGTACAGTTCGGATTTACATTAGGCATGTTTTTTTACCTGGTTTCACAGTATTATCACCTCGCTTTTGTCAGCAGTGGTTTTCAGTTTTATGCTAGTATTTCTATCCTGATTATCGTTTTATACGTTGTGAAAATTCTCATTTTACGTCTTTTAGGCTATCTTTTTGAGGTGCAAAAAGCCGTAAATGAATATGTTTCCATATTATATTTGAGTTACTTTAATCTTTCTTTAGTTTTCATTCCCCTAGTAATTGCGTTTGCCTTATCTCCTTTAAGGTATGGAGCTTACTACGTGGTAGCTTCTTTTGTACTTCTCGCAATTATCTTTATTTTTCAGTTTATTAGGGCAGGGATAAATATTTTATCTCACTATAGATTTTCTAAAGTGTATTTGTTTTTGTATTTTTGTGCCCTCGAAATTTGCCCTATATTAATATTAATCAAGGCAATAGGATTTTAA
- the gldM gene encoding type IX secretion system motor protein PorM/GldM — MINIMYLVLLAMLALNVSDTILNAFKNINDSLQTSKNNVSSSIDQLFAAFQNTKLKEEPARAQPIWENANKAKAYANELNDYVQKLKDQFVVEGKGIDPETGDLTERSNLDIAQGIMINQKKGDELQKKINETREKLISLLPEKDRAHVTFSLEAKNAEKAINGKKNWADINFGEGTPLTAANTILTKIQSDVKNAEAEVVKKLFGDMDKALVNLDQFDAVAVAPSSYVIQGQPYTAQVFLTASDSRSMPEISVNSSPLSVKDGKGTYTGSTGSVGVFKWSGTIRVKQTDGKVVEYRTPEQSYQVAKPSATVSPDKMNVIYAGIPNPFSVSAAGFPLESVKASMDGGTISGGSGKFTVNVSGAQVGKELNINVSASSGGKTLNLGSQKFRVKALPTPKALVKGKSGGSVDLEWLENAGLLDTQLDDFVFDVKYKVIRFAATFINPRSDAVTIQNSGAGFSGQVKGALNSIKPGATVVFKDIVCEGPDGRQRVLDGITFSAK; from the coding sequence ATGATCAATATCATGTATTTGGTATTGTTAGCTATGCTTGCCTTGAACGTATCAGATACGATATTGAATGCTTTTAAGAACATCAATGACAGTTTGCAGACGTCAAAAAATAATGTCAGCAGCAGCATCGACCAATTGTTCGCAGCATTTCAAAATACAAAACTTAAAGAGGAACCTGCAAGGGCACAGCCCATCTGGGAGAATGCCAATAAAGCAAAAGCTTATGCCAACGAACTAAACGATTACGTTCAGAAATTGAAAGATCAGTTTGTAGTAGAAGGCAAAGGAATTGACCCGGAAACTGGCGATTTAACGGAGCGCTCCAATCTGGATATCGCTCAGGGCATTATGATCAACCAGAAAAAAGGGGATGAACTGCAAAAGAAAATCAATGAAACCCGTGAAAAGTTAATCTCTTTATTGCCAGAGAAAGACCGTGCACATGTAACCTTCTCATTGGAAGCTAAAAATGCAGAGAAAGCTATCAATGGAAAGAAAAACTGGGCCGATATTAACTTCGGTGAGGGTACACCATTAACCGCGGCCAACACCATCCTGACTAAAATACAGTCGGATGTGAAAAATGCCGAAGCAGAAGTGGTGAAGAAATTGTTCGGAGATATGGACAAGGCATTGGTCAATTTAGATCAGTTCGACGCGGTTGCAGTAGCGCCAAGTTCTTACGTGATCCAGGGACAGCCCTATACCGCACAGGTGTTTTTAACGGCGAGCGATTCCAGGTCTATGCCTGAAATCTCCGTAAACTCCAGCCCACTCTCTGTAAAAGATGGTAAAGGAACTTATACCGGCAGCACTGGTAGCGTAGGTGTGTTCAAATGGTCGGGTACAATCCGCGTCAAACAAACAGACGGTAAAGTCGTAGAATATAGAACTCCTGAGCAATCTTATCAGGTAGCTAAGCCTTCCGCAACGGTATCTCCTGATAAAATGAACGTAATTTATGCCGGCATCCCGAATCCATTCTCTGTTTCTGCAGCAGGCTTTCCATTGGAAAGTGTGAAGGCGAGCATGGACGGTGGTACGATCTCTGGCGGCAGTGGCAAATTTACAGTGAATGTAAGCGGTGCTCAGGTAGGGAAAGAATTGAACATCAACGTTTCAGCAAGCTCAGGCGGTAAAACTTTAAACCTGGGATCTCAGAAATTCCGCGTGAAAGCATTACCAACGCCTAAAGCTTTAGTAAAAGGAAAATCTGGTGGCAGTGTAGACCTGGAGTGGCTGGAAAATGCCGGCCTATTGGATACACAGCTGGATGATTTCGTTTTCGATGTAAAATATAAAGTAATCAGATTTGCGGCTACATTTATCAACCCTAGATCTGATGCGGTAACAATACAAAATAGTGGTGCAGGATTTAGTGGTCAGGTAAAAGGAGCTTTAAATTCCATAAAACCAGGAGCCACAGTAGTGTTCAAAGACATTGTGTGTGAAGGCCCGGATGGCCGTCAGCGCGTGTTAGATGGCATCACATTTAGTGCAAAATAG
- the hemW gene encoding radical SAM family heme chaperone HemW yields MSGIYIHIPFCKKACTYCDFHFSTSLKYVDEMTDAICTEIIKKKDRVAEHQIGSIYFGGGTPSVLPAAAFEKIFNTLTKHFSIASDAEITIEANPDDLDAKKIKELRQLPVNRFSIGIQSFFEEDLIWMNRAHNAQEAEDCIKRSQDAGFENLSIDLIYGYPLLTDQKWLSNINKAIEFQTPHISAYSLTVEPRTALASAIKRGKQTPVNEEQSAEQFITLIDKLKEGGFEHYEISNFSKPGQYAVHNTNYWRGIPYMGIGPSAHGFDGHTRYLNVANNAAYLSDIREGRLPETIETLDLYDRFNEYIMTSLRTMWGTSLDKINSDFGKAFQTDTLKSIKPFIERQWLIHENNHLTLTLDGKLFADHIASELFLIPEDHR; encoded by the coding sequence ATGTCTGGTATTTACATCCATATTCCATTTTGCAAAAAGGCCTGTACTTATTGCGATTTCCATTTCAGCACCTCCTTAAAATACGTTGATGAGATGACTGATGCGATTTGCACAGAAATCATCAAGAAAAAGGACCGGGTTGCTGAGCATCAGATTGGCAGTATTTACTTTGGCGGAGGCACACCTTCGGTACTCCCTGCCGCAGCATTTGAAAAGATTTTCAATACGCTGACCAAGCATTTTTCCATCGCTTCCGATGCGGAAATTACTATTGAAGCCAATCCCGATGATCTGGACGCTAAAAAAATCAAAGAACTGAGGCAATTGCCAGTCAACCGTTTCAGTATTGGCATCCAGTCTTTCTTTGAAGAAGACCTGATCTGGATGAACCGTGCGCACAATGCACAGGAAGCGGAAGATTGTATCAAAAGAAGTCAGGATGCCGGATTTGAGAATTTAAGTATTGATTTGATTTACGGGTATCCGCTATTGACTGATCAAAAATGGCTGAGTAACATCAACAAAGCGATCGAGTTTCAAACGCCTCATATTTCTGCTTATTCTTTAACTGTAGAGCCAAGGACAGCATTAGCCAGCGCTATTAAAAGAGGCAAACAAACTCCGGTAAATGAAGAACAGAGCGCAGAGCAGTTCATTACACTGATAGATAAGCTAAAAGAAGGTGGTTTTGAGCACTATGAAATTTCAAATTTCAGCAAGCCTGGTCAGTATGCTGTTCACAATACCAATTACTGGCGCGGCATTCCATATATGGGCATCGGCCCTTCTGCACATGGCTTTGATGGCCATACGCGTTACCTGAATGTGGCCAATAATGCGGCTTATTTAAGTGATATCCGAGAAGGCCGTTTGCCGGAAACAATCGAGACGCTAGATTTGTACGACCGTTTTAATGAGTACATCATGACGTCCTTACGCACCATGTGGGGTACTAGTCTGGATAAAATAAATTCCGATTTCGGCAAGGCATTCCAGACGGATACCCTTAAAAGCATCAAACCATTTATCGAACGACAATGGCTGATCCATGAAAACAACCATTTAACTTTAACCTTAGATGGAAAGCTATTTGCAGATCATATTGCTTCGGAATTGTTTTTAATTCCGGAAGATCACCGTTAA
- a CDS encoding phage holin family protein produces MNFIITLLVNAGILLGMTYVLPSVRIKNYGTAIVVALVIGLLNATLGWLLRVPLNVVTLGFLSFFVHLIVTAVMIKLADKLFDDFEIAGFLPAVIIALVMAVVGMML; encoded by the coding sequence ATGAATTTCATCATCACTCTCTTAGTCAATGCCGGTATTTTACTGGGGATGACCTACGTTCTGCCTAGCGTAAGAATAAAAAATTATGGAACGGCAATCGTTGTTGCCTTAGTGATCGGCTTACTAAATGCAACGTTAGGCTGGTTATTAAGGGTCCCACTGAATGTGGTTACTTTAGGATTCTTATCCTTCTTTGTTCATTTAATCGTAACAGCTGTGATGATCAAATTAGCAGACAAGTTATTTGATGATTTCGAAATCGCTGGCTTTTTACCTGCAGTAATCATCGCTTTAGTGATGGCTGTTGTTGGCATGATGCTTTAA